In one Mucilaginibacter sp. PAMB04168 genomic region, the following are encoded:
- a CDS encoding manganese catalase family protein, translating into MFYHLQKLINPIVADEPDPAAANALQEGLGGQFGEMRTMMQFLFQSFNFRGDGIPYLDLIQGIGIEEISHVELISKTIAQLLDGAPGYNGDKFDTPGKGGEATLDIGKLAKNPHHFIHGAQGALPVDAAGNPWSGSYVHNHGNLVLDLMDNLVLEATGRLQKSRIYQMSSNKTLRATVSFLIVRDEAHQMAFAKALETLGVDWAKVLPVPKFDSSQYPEVKKLLDAGLHREQYHFRLDSSEMEKIFSGSAPANDGTELVTKKEPDNSYDIPVAPERPEEFAPGLDPEMQDLADALNEFKEKTLKNMEEKAGPNPRKKKQ; encoded by the coding sequence TGGTGAAATGCGTACCATGATGCAGTTTCTGTTTCAAAGTTTCAACTTTAGGGGCGACGGCATTCCTTACCTCGATCTTATTCAGGGTATAGGCATTGAAGAGATTAGCCACGTAGAGCTGATTTCTAAAACCATCGCTCAACTGCTTGACGGTGCACCGGGTTACAATGGAGACAAATTTGACACCCCGGGTAAAGGTGGCGAAGCAACGCTTGATATCGGTAAACTTGCTAAAAACCCGCATCACTTTATTCATGGTGCACAAGGGGCATTACCTGTTGATGCTGCCGGCAATCCATGGAGCGGATCTTATGTACATAACCACGGCAACCTAGTGCTCGACCTGATGGACAACCTGGTATTAGAGGCTACGGGTCGTTTGCAAAAATCCCGCATCTACCAGATGTCTTCAAACAAAACACTACGTGCAACCGTCTCGTTCCTGATCGTTCGTGACGAGGCACACCAAATGGCTTTCGCTAAAGCGCTAGAAACACTGGGTGTAGATTGGGCTAAGGTATTACCAGTTCCAAAATTTGACTCGTCTCAGTACCCGGAAGTAAAAAAACTATTGGATGCAGGATTACACCGTGAGCAATACCACTTCCGTTTAGATTCTTCGGAGATGGAGAAAATATTTAGTGGCAGTGCGCCTGCTAACGATGGCACAGAACTGGTTACTAAAAAAGAACCCGACAACTCTTACGATATACCGGTGGCACCAGAAAGACCAGAAGAATTTGCACCTGGACTTGATCCGGAAATGCAGGATTTAGCTGACGCCTTAAATGAGTTTAAGGAGAAAACCCTAAAAAATATGGAAGAAAAAGCGGGACCAAACCCACGAAAAAAGAAACAATAA